A genomic window from Silene latifolia isolate original U9 population chromosome 11, ASM4854445v1, whole genome shotgun sequence includes:
- the LOC141612804 gene encoding serine/threonine-protein phosphatase 5-like has product MRGEEGKQGYQSTTNCKVKTSSPKYNGSKFDSKSITLEFIKSMIDDFKNEICLHEKFAYQILVRTRDLLFQLPTLVDISVPDRKHITVCGDIHGQFYDLINIFEINGYPSDDNPYLFNGDFVDRGSFSIEVILTLFAFKCLYPNSMYLARGNHESKSMNEYYGFESEIKTKLNYSFVDLFAQVFCCLPLAHVINNKVFVTHGGLFSEDGVKLSDIRAIDRFGEPPKEGLMCELLWSDPGSDLGRGPSPQGVGLKFGPDVTKKFLEDNDLILLVRSHEVKQEGYEFDHNGTVVTVFSAPNYCDQFGNEGAFLRFEAPKLKFNVTKFSAVPHPETLPMLYDNFTSNDPALGNFTVRTANAAYQL; this is encoded by the exons ATGAGAGGCGAAGAAGGGAAACAAGGATACCAGAGCACAACAAACTGCAAAGTCAAGACA TCTTCACCAAAATATAATGGTAGCAA ATTCGATTCCAAATCAATTACCTTAGAATTTATAAAGAGTATGATAGACGACTTTAAGAACGAAATTTGTCTACACGAAAAGTTTGCGTATCAAATCCTCGTACGAACCCGTGATTTATTATTTCAATTGCCTACGCTTGTCGATATAAGTGTACCCGACCGAAAACATATTACCGTGTGTGGTGACATTCACGGCCAATTTTAcgatttaattaacatatttgaGATTAATGGATATCCTTCCGATGATAACCCGTATCTATTTAATGGCGATTTTGTTGATCGAGGGTCGTTTTCAATTGAAGTTATACTTACGCTTTTCGCATTCAAGTGTTTATACCCGAATTCAATGTATTTAGCTAGGGGAAATCATGAAAGCAAGAGTATGAACGAGTATTACGGGTTCGAATCCGAGATCAAGACGAAATTGAATTATTCTTTTGTTGATTTATTTGCTCAAGTTTTTTGTTGCTTACCTTTAGCTCATGTGATTAATAATAAGGTCTTTGTGACACATGGCGGTCTATTTAGTGAGGACGGCGTAAAATTATCCGATATCCGTGCAATTGACCGGTTTGGAGAACCGCCCAAAGAAGGGCTAATGTGTGAATTGTTATGGAGTGATCCGGGCTCGGACCTGGGAAGGGGTCCGAGCCCACAGGGTGTGGGCCTAAAATTTGGCCCGGACGTGACGAAAAAGTTTTTGGAGGATAATGACTTGATTTTATTAGTGAGGTCACATGAGGTGAAACAAGAAGGGTATGAATTTGATCATAATGGTACGGTTGTTACGGTTTTTTCAGCTCCGAATTATTGTGATCAATTTGGTAATGAGGGTGCTTTTCTTCGGTTCGAAGCCCCGAAATTGAAATTTAATGTTACCAAGTTCTCGGCCGTGCCACATCCTGAGACATTGCCTATGCTTTATGATAACTTCACGT CAAATGATCCTGCACTAGGAAATTTCACCGTCCGTACTGCTAATGCTGCTTATCAACTTTAG